A portion of the Paenibacillus sonchi genome contains these proteins:
- a CDS encoding non-ribosomal peptide synthetase encodes MLNHNQFIQLSDKEKREVLQRMQQLVQDKELYADSGTSVQAGNAGSDRERYSPFPLSDMQESFSVGKFFGGATDRVGCHIYFELEEYDLDVSKLTSAWNQLIAYHEMLQTVVLANRSQRLLEQVPEYVPQVFDLTGSGQEEMDRHIGDMRLRMSHKLYETDEWPLFEICVSRLNQGRHIIHFSIDEWLVDGFSMATLFKQWYQLYRNPSCKLPPLEFTFREYMLYQHNQEGSPRYKRDLAYWMEKYAEVPNGPSLPYNLNPAKPSGQPYYERKRYQHVFGKEDWTRLKNMSRDMGISQTALLILCFSELLSYWSEDDAFSIILTYFNRPPVHPQIDQVVGPFVSTNIFTIKHVRQLSLKAKAKSYQQKLWEDLDYSSVSGIRALRELRVRSKQSPALSIPIVFTSMLNNAGRAAEDSWLAKTVYSISQTPQVCLDHQVYEQDGQLTVMWDAVEQYFQPGTLAGMFAEYVNIIKQLANLNDWDKISLKDKLRGPLPLAAIASPAGRYDRFRLSDMQQAQLFGRLNYKAACRMYQEFELEGLDVTRLQHAWNRVVGAHDMLRAVINENGTQQVLESVPEYVISVYSHKQSDYEEDHRAAERIRQDKQQIELPLNKWPLFDLSVSLWKGNKARIHLTIDALIADGNSIAMLYHDLFKIYVTPDASLEEAGVNYRDYLEALDRFRKSDEGKAMAAYWKEKMTDLPSGPLLPSTEGGGTERGHRRLEGRIHNWRAFKRKAEELSIEPGILLFAAYAQVLEERSKQGPFTIVFVDWSRPAVHPDIQRVVGDFTSLSWVVIRPSGLSFAQRVRTLQASIRNDLARSAVSGLGELRKKLMLASTDAPLSFPVVFTNSIAGGALPMPPEVSVGFGQSATPGVYLDNMSLEREDSLWIQWDYDASVLPPEIAEAMFERYHGLLTDLAHDPDLCVPDQPNLLSGPVGCIHSLFENQVERNPHAVALTFKGSQITYGELNKRANRLAHYLRRQGAGPEVMVGLCMERSFELLIAILAILKSGGAYIPLDPHSPKDRLSLIIEDASLPMIITRTRHMPELPELAQAQFICLDLLEQELAEEDDRNPESGVNGDNVSYVIYTSGSTGKPKGALIPHSNVVRLFSSTEAWFSFRETDVWTMFHSYAFDFSVWEMWGALLHGGRLVIVPYAVSRSFDQFYRLVAAEGVTVLNQTPTAFKQFMLTEDRLEHPGALSLRYVIFGGEALNPQSLAPWFQRHGDQKPRLINMYGITETTVHVTYRQITREDLSSKTSVIGTPIPDLQLYILDDQLRQVPTGTSGELYVGGKGLARGYLNRPSLTEERFIPNPFSTEPGSRLYKTGDAALRLPGGDVEYLGRMDLQVKVRGFRIELGEIETALLKMGEIRQAVVAVQDKDTDDPKIVAYLICADREAPTAKEVRQYVRGTLPDYMVPNVIARITELPLTENGKLNRDALPWPIPTGEAEKPFRTDGGYQGLLRGLMDIFREALDTEDEVTATDDIFDLGATSLTLMTANQLIAERYEVTVPIEIYFSNPAIQDIAAYIHGNTAGGSPLMQEPGPAAAATTSTEGNPPDIEIKQDAPAARTSITEQLLGMFREALETEENIQVSDDLFDIGTTSLTIMTVSRMVEEKYKVTIPMDLFFRSPTIEDVAQFIADETMADPSGSSFRLPEDAGRLIAVSASAVEEKPAQTVQLQASPFKKMFYRFASSKHLFEQKQISFDVFSAFLALLKMEKVKGDSRFLYPSSGGRNGVQTYVYIKDGGVEGLEGGLYYYHPLTHELYLICKPFKMDSSVHMELNRPVFEQSAFSIFFIAQLNALRPVYVDYSESLAKLDTGYMAQLMMNRQHEFNIGLYPAIGLDFESIAGSFRLDGGHRYIFSLMGGYFDYRAADTKLFDEAAFVQTLRDRRFDIAGHFRARPVYETAEDILRIQRERKFNILSRKELVQLTREQPHIRKFNEADERIALAPYQWDPSYYTLRASRRHYKNAPVSFCQFSKWLSTLGKEEIDSLEKGLYTPPGGVSGLKIYIYAKENGVEDLQEGVYAYHRDKNALTMVSAGLSEPIRACHTPFNIKISVEAKFFIFLVSDLSESRILLGGGCTVYAQLESGMIGQVLMDRQAECGIGTVPIGGMDFDKIARDFAIGDGDIYIHSFMCGSVDFEEERDPGYVLEENGAAPNLLKEGAVWEIEAETAVQAEERPGLPVQQGNLHFPLSLGQQSLFFVHCSYPESAAYNTAYHVRIRIPLRLELFKRALEFLVFKHPLLRTTFAIIEGEETQIVHDHYDPPIELIDASGWDEARLTAENIKEYRVPFRLTEQPGFRVVLFRISDNDHVLLFNIHHIITDFTSTGLMVQDLWTFYGKLMNDPSTIPVTAPDMRYFDYIAWQRMQLDGEEGTRMWKYWESQLGGELPVLDLPTDKPRPPIQTSSGATLNFSIDKTLTDELVKFSRKEKKTLYTVVLAAFQVLLHRYSGQEDVIVGTTASARGPLRFQDASGYFINPLVIRADLSGKPTFREALERISQTMYSALDNQNYPFSLMVKQLKPVRDFSRSPVFQVTFQLLSQNMSAKMNGGDGAVELYEIPQQEGQFDLELELMEGTDGMKGRLAYNKDLWYESTMERFQAHLVNLLREIIADPERKLLSYDFLGQEEKRLLLETWNNEGRTYLSKQSINQLFEQQAEQHKNEIAVTAGGTGDQSLSIRYGELNARANRLAYFLRSIYPQAGGVVGICLEKSIETVVSVLAVFKAGCAYVPIDPAYPRDRIEFIAGDSNAVIIITTSDMEPNFDPKQTTVICLDKIQDRLYRFDDANPDDPPQPESLAYVIYTSGSTGTPKGVGITHGSAVNIFCGYRDVYLLERNNRTHLQMAAFTFDVFIGDLMRALCSGGRLVLSPREYVIDPERLHRLIVEENIHIAEFVPAVMRHLVQYMKEKDIMMNTMNTVIISSDSWNMKDLNEFRRYFGKETRFINAYGVTEVTIDSTYIDCADLDPDIQGFVPIGRPFPNTDIYIVDPELKLVPIGVVGELCIGGKGVATGYMNRPALTAEKFVVNPFRQGGNERMYRSGDMARYLPDGSIEFLGRADYQVKVRGLRIEVGEIEEVLVRHPSVGEAVVLAKQDQTGESILIGYYTEAVPGNLSLDELQNYVRSKLPEYMVPTIFIRLDAFPLTSNRKIDRKALPAPDSASKVSMRDIVQPATEMERRMTAIWKRVLQLENLGVTNDFFQVGGHSFLAIKLLDELKRELQSDISLMEFLENPTIRYMARRFDRVEKDVWKEEESWTGSLEEDAKHTEAAYPEWYRPRNIFLTGATGHLGIYLLVNLLDLYETAVVHCLIRARNEDEARDKLEHTLRKYLLWREKLLDRVIPVVGDLEKPLLGLDCAQYDELARNMDIIFHNGAYVNFAYPYEVLKKANVNGTAEVLKLASRTRIKPMHYISTTSVFENTEVRSGIFQREIVIGDNTELVYNKKLDRALGYTQSKWVAEKLVQRAREQGMLITIYRPDVISGHSETGIWNNNDFAAKTLQSIADTGLIPKGRFKFNWLPVETASQAIVRLSSLPKCLNRNFNLASPYSFELRDLAEWLTEAGFPVKELPFHAWRRQMEELQAKASVSEDIPEEVWKAAENQDPRAMQVYDLKNLTVALRDTDIKFEPINKNHISKYVEYFIQSGYLKKK; translated from the coding sequence ATGCTAAATCACAATCAGTTTATCCAATTATCCGACAAGGAGAAAAGGGAAGTTCTACAGCGTATGCAGCAGCTTGTTCAGGATAAAGAGCTTTATGCTGATTCCGGCACGTCGGTTCAGGCTGGAAATGCGGGATCGGACCGTGAGCGGTACAGTCCGTTTCCATTGTCGGATATGCAGGAATCATTTTCGGTGGGCAAGTTTTTCGGGGGAGCGACCGATCGTGTGGGCTGCCATATCTATTTCGAGTTGGAGGAATATGATCTGGATGTCTCCAAATTGACATCTGCCTGGAACCAGCTGATTGCGTACCATGAGATGCTGCAGACAGTCGTTTTGGCCAACCGGTCCCAGCGGCTTCTGGAGCAGGTGCCCGAATATGTGCCTCAGGTATTTGACTTAACCGGCAGTGGTCAGGAAGAGATGGACCGCCATATCGGGGATATGAGGCTGCGCATGTCCCACAAGCTGTACGAGACGGATGAATGGCCCTTGTTTGAAATATGCGTGTCCAGGCTGAACCAGGGCCGGCACATCATTCACTTTAGCATTGATGAATGGCTAGTGGACGGCTTCAGCATGGCGACACTGTTCAAGCAGTGGTACCAGTTGTACCGCAACCCTTCCTGCAAGCTTCCGCCACTAGAGTTCACCTTTCGTGAATATATGTTATATCAGCACAATCAGGAGGGATCTCCCCGATACAAGCGAGATCTTGCCTACTGGATGGAGAAGTATGCGGAGGTGCCGAACGGTCCATCCCTTCCGTATAACTTGAATCCTGCGAAGCCATCAGGGCAGCCTTACTATGAGCGCAAACGTTATCAGCATGTATTCGGCAAGGAGGATTGGACACGGCTCAAAAATATGTCCCGGGACATGGGAATTTCGCAAACAGCCCTGCTCATCCTGTGTTTCAGCGAGCTGCTGTCGTATTGGAGCGAGGACGACGCTTTTTCAATCATTCTTACATACTTTAACCGGCCTCCCGTTCACCCGCAGATTGACCAGGTTGTTGGACCGTTTGTATCAACCAACATTTTCACGATTAAACATGTCCGCCAGCTATCTCTCAAAGCCAAAGCAAAAAGCTATCAGCAAAAACTCTGGGAGGATCTGGACTATAGCAGCGTGAGCGGAATCCGGGCCTTGAGGGAGCTGCGGGTGCGCAGCAAGCAATCCCCCGCGCTGTCCATTCCGATTGTGTTCACCAGTATGCTGAATAATGCGGGGAGGGCGGCGGAGGACAGCTGGCTGGCCAAGACAGTGTACTCGATCTCCCAGACGCCGCAGGTTTGTCTGGACCACCAGGTATACGAGCAGGATGGTCAGTTGACCGTAATGTGGGATGCTGTGGAGCAATATTTTCAACCCGGGACTTTAGCCGGCATGTTCGCCGAATACGTGAACATTATCAAGCAGCTTGCGAACCTGAATGACTGGGATAAGATCTCCTTGAAGGACAAGCTTCGGGGACCGCTACCGCTTGCCGCTATTGCATCTCCGGCGGGAAGATATGATAGATTCCGGTTGTCCGATATGCAGCAAGCGCAATTGTTCGGACGCCTGAATTATAAGGCAGCCTGCCGGATGTATCAGGAGTTTGAACTGGAGGGGCTTGACGTTACTCGCCTCCAGCATGCCTGGAACCGTGTAGTGGGAGCCCATGATATGCTGCGGGCTGTCATTAACGAGAACGGCACCCAACAGGTATTGGAATCGGTTCCTGAGTATGTGATTTCCGTATACTCTCATAAGCAATCGGATTATGAAGAAGATCATCGGGCAGCGGAAAGGATACGACAGGACAAGCAACAAATAGAGCTTCCTTTAAACAAGTGGCCTTTATTCGATCTGTCCGTTTCGCTGTGGAAAGGGAACAAGGCGCGGATTCATTTGACCATTGACGCATTGATTGCGGATGGGAACAGCATTGCCATGCTGTATCATGACCTATTCAAGATATATGTGACTCCCGATGCTTCCCTGGAGGAAGCCGGGGTTAACTATCGTGATTATCTTGAGGCTTTGGATCGCTTCCGCAAATCGGACGAAGGCAAGGCGATGGCTGCATACTGGAAGGAGAAAATGACGGATCTGCCTTCAGGTCCCCTGCTTCCCTCTACTGAGGGCGGAGGAACGGAAAGAGGGCACCGCCGGCTGGAGGGGAGAATTCACAATTGGAGGGCGTTCAAACGAAAGGCCGAAGAGTTATCCATCGAACCCGGAATTCTGTTGTTCGCTGCTTACGCTCAAGTGCTGGAGGAACGGAGCAAGCAAGGGCCCTTCACCATCGTGTTCGTCGATTGGAGCCGCCCGGCGGTCCATCCTGATATTCAGCGAGTCGTCGGTGATTTCACATCCCTCAGTTGGGTTGTGATCCGCCCTTCCGGTCTGTCTTTTGCCCAGAGGGTCCGCACCTTGCAAGCGAGCATACGCAATGATTTGGCCCGCAGTGCCGTCAGCGGCTTGGGTGAGCTTCGCAAGAAGCTGATGCTCGCTTCAACCGATGCGCCGCTCAGCTTCCCGGTAGTGTTTACAAACAGCATAGCAGGCGGTGCCTTGCCGATGCCGCCGGAAGTTTCGGTCGGATTCGGACAATCTGCGACCCCCGGTGTTTATTTGGACAATATGAGCCTTGAGCGTGAAGATTCTCTCTGGATCCAGTGGGATTACGATGCATCCGTATTGCCGCCGGAAATAGCGGAGGCCATGTTCGAGAGGTATCACGGATTGCTGACCGACCTGGCCCATGATCCCGATCTGTGCGTTCCTGATCAGCCTAACCTGCTATCTGGGCCTGTCGGATGCATCCACTCGCTGTTCGAGAATCAGGTGGAGAGAAATCCCCATGCCGTGGCCCTTACATTCAAGGGGTCGCAGATAACATACGGGGAGCTGAACAAGCGGGCAAATCGGCTGGCTCATTATTTGCGCCGGCAGGGTGCGGGACCCGAGGTCATGGTCGGATTGTGTATGGAGCGTTCTTTCGAGCTGCTGATTGCCATTCTTGCCATCCTTAAAAGCGGGGGAGCCTATATTCCATTGGACCCTCACAGTCCCAAGGATCGGTTGTCCCTAATCATCGAGGATGCTAGCCTGCCGATGATTATTACCCGGACCAGGCACATGCCTGAGCTGCCTGAACTAGCCCAGGCCCAGTTCATCTGTCTGGACCTCCTTGAACAGGAGCTTGCCGAAGAGGATGACCGCAATCCGGAAAGCGGTGTGAACGGTGACAACGTGTCTTATGTCATCTATACATCCGGCTCAACCGGTAAGCCGAAAGGAGCTCTGATCCCCCACTCCAACGTAGTCCGTCTGTTCTCTTCGACAGAGGCGTGGTTCAGCTTCAGGGAGACGGATGTCTGGACGATGTTTCACTCGTATGCGTTTGACTTTTCGGTGTGGGAAATGTGGGGAGCGCTGCTTCACGGCGGACGTCTGGTGATTGTTCCCTACGCCGTCAGCCGTTCCTTTGACCAGTTCTACCGGCTGGTTGCTGCAGAGGGGGTAACCGTACTTAATCAGACGCCGACCGCCTTCAAGCAGTTTATGCTGACTGAAGACAGGCTGGAACATCCGGGAGCCTTGTCGCTCCGGTATGTCATCTTTGGAGGTGAGGCGCTTAACCCGCAGAGCCTGGCTCCTTGGTTTCAGCGGCATGGCGACCAGAAACCGAGACTGATTAATATGTACGGTATTACGGAGACCACGGTACATGTCACCTACCGGCAGATAACCAGAGAGGATCTTTCTTCTAAGACCAGTGTCATCGGTACTCCTATCCCTGACTTACAACTGTATATATTGGATGACCAACTGCGCCAGGTGCCGACAGGGACTTCCGGAGAACTCTATGTAGGCGGCAAAGGACTGGCAAGAGGCTACTTGAACCGTCCCAGTCTGACGGAAGAGCGGTTCATTCCGAATCCGTTCTCCACCGAGCCGGGCAGCCGATTGTATAAGACAGGGGATGCCGCGTTGCGCCTGCCCGGCGGTGATGTGGAATATCTCGGACGTATGGATCTGCAAGTGAAGGTGCGCGGCTTCCGGATAGAGCTGGGTGAGATAGAAACAGCGCTGCTTAAGATGGGCGAGATCCGGCAGGCGGTTGTGGCTGTGCAAGACAAGGACACCGACGATCCGAAGATTGTCGCTTACCTTATATGTGCCGATCGGGAAGCGCCGACGGCCAAGGAAGTCCGTCAATACGTAAGGGGAACCCTGCCGGATTACATGGTGCCGAATGTCATTGCTCGTATCACTGAGCTCCCACTAACTGAGAACGGTAAGCTGAACCGGGATGCGCTGCCATGGCCGATTCCGACTGGGGAGGCGGAGAAGCCATTCCGGACGGACGGCGGCTATCAGGGACTTCTCCGCGGCCTGATGGATATATTCCGTGAAGCACTGGACACAGAAGATGAGGTGACGGCAACCGATGATATTTTCGATCTGGGGGCAACCTCGCTGACTCTCATGACGGCCAATCAGCTGATTGCAGAAAGATATGAAGTCACGGTTCCGATTGAAATCTATTTCTCCAACCCAGCCATTCAGGATATTGCGGCTTATATACACGGCAATACGGCAGGCGGCTCTCCGCTCATGCAGGAGCCCGGACCGGCCGCAGCAGCCACAACCAGTACAGAGGGAAATCCGCCCGATATTGAAATTAAGCAAGATGCTCCTGCAGCCCGAACCAGCATTACGGAGCAACTCCTCGGCATGTTCCGGGAAGCGCTGGAAACGGAAGAGAACATACAGGTTTCTGACGATCTGTTCGATATAGGCACGACCTCGCTTACCATCATGACAGTAAGCCGGATGGTGGAGGAGAAGTACAAGGTTACAATACCGATGGACCTGTTCTTCCGCTCCCCTACAATTGAGGATGTGGCCCAGTTTATTGCGGACGAGACGATGGCGGATCCTTCCGGATCTTCGTTTAGGTTACCAGAGGATGCCGGTAGACTAATTGCGGTTTCAGCATCTGCCGTAGAAGAGAAACCGGCACAGACTGTACAGCTGCAGGCTTCGCCGTTCAAAAAGATGTTTTACCGCTTCGCCTCAAGCAAACACCTCTTTGAACAGAAGCAAATATCATTTGATGTCTTCTCCGCCTTCCTTGCGCTGTTAAAGATGGAGAAGGTGAAAGGCGATAGCAGATTCCTCTATCCATCGTCCGGCGGACGCAATGGCGTTCAGACATATGTTTATATCAAGGATGGCGGCGTAGAAGGCCTGGAAGGTGGCTTGTATTATTACCACCCGCTGACGCATGAATTGTATTTGATCTGCAAACCGTTCAAGATGGATTCCTCCGTCCATATGGAGCTGAACCGGCCTGTGTTTGAGCAATCCGCCTTCAGTATCTTCTTCATTGCCCAGTTGAATGCACTAAGGCCGGTGTATGTGGATTACAGCGAGAGTCTGGCTAAGCTGGATACCGGTTATATGGCACAACTGATGATGAACAGACAGCATGAATTCAATATCGGGTTGTATCCGGCCATCGGACTTGATTTTGAGAGTATTGCCGGGAGCTTTCGGCTGGACGGCGGCCACCGGTACATTTTCTCCCTTATGGGAGGGTATTTCGATTACCGGGCGGCCGATACAAAGCTGTTTGATGAAGCGGCATTTGTGCAGACATTGAGGGATCGCCGCTTTGATATTGCCGGACATTTTAGAGCGCGTCCCGTATACGAGACGGCGGAGGATATTCTCCGCATCCAGAGGGAGCGGAAGTTTAATATTTTGAGCCGTAAAGAGCTGGTGCAGCTTACGCGGGAACAGCCCCATATCCGCAAATTCAATGAAGCCGATGAGCGAATCGCGCTGGCTCCGTACCAATGGGACCCATCCTATTACACCCTTCGTGCCAGCAGGCGGCATTATAAGAACGCACCTGTTTCTTTCTGCCAATTCAGCAAATGGCTATCCACTCTGGGTAAAGAAGAGATCGATTCGCTGGAAAAGGGGTTATATACTCCTCCCGGAGGTGTTTCCGGTCTGAAGATTTATATCTATGCCAAAGAGAACGGTGTAGAGGATCTTCAGGAAGGCGTATACGCATACCATCGGGATAAGAATGCTTTGACAATGGTCAGCGCCGGATTGTCCGAGCCGATTCGAGCCTGTCACACCCCCTTCAATATCAAAATCAGTGTCGAAGCCAAATTCTTCATCTTCCTGGTCAGCGATTTATCAGAGAGCCGCATTCTCCTTGGAGGGGGATGCACGGTTTATGCACAATTGGAATCCGGGATGATCGGACAAGTATTGATGGATAGGCAGGCGGAATGCGGAATCGGAACGGTGCCAATCGGCGGAATGGACTTCGATAAGATTGCCCGCGACTTTGCAATCGGTGATGGGGACATTTATATTCACAGTTTCATGTGTGGTTCTGTGGATTTCGAAGAGGAGAGGGACCCAGGATATGTCCTTGAAGAGAACGGGGCAGCGCCGAATCTGCTGAAAGAGGGGGCGGTGTGGGAGATAGAAGCGGAGACGGCTGTCCAGGCGGAAGAACGTCCGGGATTGCCTGTCCAGCAGGGGAATCTACATTTTCCTTTGTCTCTGGGGCAGCAATCATTGTTCTTTGTTCATTGCTCATATCCGGAGAGTGCTGCGTACAATACGGCTTACCATGTGAGAATCCGGATTCCGCTGCGCCTTGAATTGTTCAAGCGTGCGCTGGAGTTCCTTGTCTTCAAGCATCCGCTGCTCCGGACTACCTTCGCTATCATCGAAGGGGAAGAGACGCAGATCGTACACGACCATTACGATCCTCCCATCGAGCTGATCGATGCATCTGGATGGGATGAAGCGCGGCTAACTGCGGAAAATATCAAGGAATACCGTGTCCCGTTCCGTTTGACTGAGCAGCCGGGCTTCCGGGTGGTTCTGTTCCGTATATCGGATAACGATCATGTGCTACTGTTTAACATTCATCATATCATCACGGATTTCACTTCCACAGGCTTGATGGTTCAGGATTTATGGACGTTCTACGGAAAGCTGATGAATGATCCGAGTACTATACCTGTCACAGCGCCGGATATGCGTTATTTTGATTATATTGCCTGGCAGAGAATGCAATTGGACGGCGAAGAGGGGACGAGGATGTGGAAGTACTGGGAATCGCAGTTAGGCGGCGAGCTTCCTGTGCTTGATCTACCGACAGATAAGCCGCGCCCGCCCATCCAAACCTCCAGTGGGGCAACCCTGAACTTTAGCATCGACAAAACGTTGACGGATGAGCTTGTGAAATTTTCGCGAAAAGAAAAGAAAACGTTATATACGGTGGTGCTTGCCGCCTTCCAGGTACTGCTCCACCGTTATTCGGGGCAAGAGGATGTGATTGTCGGTACGACCGCTTCAGCCAGGGGGCCGCTTCGTTTTCAGGATGCCTCGGGTTATTTCATTAATCCGCTTGTTATTCGGGCTGACTTGTCAGGCAAACCGACCTTCAGGGAAGCACTTGAGCGGATAAGCCAGACGATGTATTCGGCTCTGGACAATCAGAATTATCCGTTCTCGCTGATGGTCAAGCAGCTTAAGCCGGTCCGGGATTTCAGCCGGTCTCCCGTATTCCAGGTTACCTTCCAGCTCCTGAGCCAAAATATGTCCGCGAAGATGAACGGCGGTGACGGGGCCGTCGAACTCTATGAAATCCCCCAGCAAGAAGGGCAGTTTGATCTGGAGCTGGAATTGATGGAGGGAACGGACGGAATGAAGGGCAGATTGGCCTATAACAAGGATTTGTGGTATGAGAGCACGATGGAACGGTTTCAGGCGCATCTGGTTAATCTGCTTCGAGAAATTATTGCCGATCCGGAGAGAAAGCTGCTGTCTTACGATTTCCTCGGACAGGAGGAGAAGAGACTTCTTCTTGAGACATGGAATAACGAGGGCAGAACCTATCTCTCGAAACAGTCTATAAACCAACTGTTTGAGCAGCAAGCGGAGCAACATAAAAACGAGATTGCCGTTACGGCCGGAGGAACCGGAGACCAGTCTCTTTCAATCCGATACGGGGAGCTGAATGCACGGGCTAACCGGTTGGCGTACTTCCTGCGCTCCATCTACCCGCAGGCGGGGGGTGTAGTGGGAATCTGTTTGGAGAAATCCATTGAGACGGTCGTGTCCGTGCTTGCTGTATTCAAAGCAGGTTGCGCATATGTGCCGATTGACCCTGCCTATCCGAGAGATCGGATCGAATTTATCGCTGGTGACTCCAATGCCGTGATTATTATAACCACCTCGGACATGGAGCCGAACTTCGATCCAAAGCAGACCACGGTCATCTGTCTGGATAAAATTCAGGACCGGTTGTATCGCTTCGACGATGCCAATCCGGATGATCCGCCTCAGCCCGAAAGTCTGGCCTATGTAATCTATACGTCTGGTTCAACGGGAACGCCCAAGGGCGTCGGGATTACTCATGGCAGTGCTGTAAACATTTTCTGTGGGTACCGGGATGTTTATTTGCTCGAACGGAACAACAGGACCCACTTGCAGATGGCGGCCTTTACGTTTGACGTCTTTATTGGTGATCTGATGCGGGCTCTTTGTTCTGGCGGGCGACTGGTGCTCTCTCCTCGGGAATACGTCATTGATCCTGAGCGGCTGCACCGTCTGATCGTTGAAGAGAACATTCATATTGCAGAATTTGTACCGGCGGTTATGCGGCATCTGGTTCAATATATGAAGGAAAAAGACATAATGATGAATACCATGAACACTGTCATCATAAGCTCAGACAGCTGGAATATGAAGGATTTAAACGAGTTCCGCCGTTATTTCGGTAAGGAAACAAGGTTTATCAATGCATATGGTGTGACAGAAGTTACCATCGACAGCACGTATATAGACTGTGCTGACCTGGACCCTGACATTCAGGGCTTTGTCCCCATCGGCAGGCCCTTTCCGAATACCGACATCTATATTGTAGACCCGGAGTTGAAGCTGGTTCCTATCGGCGTAGTGGGTGAACTCTGTATAGGAGGCAAAGGAGTTGCGACAGGTTACATGAACCGGCCCGCTCTGACCGCCGAGAAGTTCGTCGTGAACCCGTTCAGACAGGGCGGAAATGAGCGGATGTACCGTTCAGGCGATATGGCGCGATACTTGCCGGATGGCAGCATTGAGTTTTTGGGGAGAGCGGACTACCAGGTGAAGGTTCGCGGGCTGCGGATCGAAGTAGGCGAAATTGAGGAGGTGCTTGTGCGCCATCCTTCCGTAGGGGAAGCGGTAGTGCTTGCCAAGCAGGATCAAACAGGCGAGAGTATACTGATCGGCTATTATACGGAGGCTGTGCCAGGCAACCTGTCACTCGACGAATTGCAGAATTATGTCCGGAGCAAGCTTCCGGAATACATGGTACCGACTATATTTATCCGGCTTGACGCCTTCCCTTTGACAAGCAACCGCAAGATCGACCGCAAGGCTCTGCCTGCGCCGGACTCGGCGTCGAAAGTATCCATGCGCGATATCGTACAGCCAGCAACCGAAATGGAGCGGCGGATGACCGCAATCTGGAAGCGAGTCCTCCAACTAGAGAACCTCGGCGTCACGAACGACTTTTTTCAGGTGGGTGGCCATTCGTTCCTAGCCATCAAGCTGCTTGACGAGCTGAAGCGTGAGTTGCAGTCGGATATTTCTCTGATGGAATTTTTAGAGAATCCGACCATCCGGTATATGGCCCGGAGGTTTGACAGGGTGGAGAAAGACGTATGGAAAGAGGAAGAGTCGTGGACCGGGAGCCTGGAGGAGGACGCCAAGCACACAGAAGCAGCTTATCCGGAGTGGTACAGACCGCGGAACATTTTCCTGACCGGTGCGACGGGACATCTGGGGATATACCTGCTGGTAAACCTTCTTGATCTGTATGAGACGGCGGTAGTCCATTGCCTGATCCGTGCGAGAAACGAGGATGAAGCCCGCGACAAGCTGGAGCATACGCTCCGCAAGTATCTGCTCTGGCGGGAGAAGCTGCTGGACAGAGTAATTCCGGTAGTGGGAGATTTGGAGAAGCCGCTGCTGGGGCTTGACTGTGCTCAATATGACGAACTGGCGCGCAATATGGATATTATCTTCCATAATGGAGCGTATGTTAATTTTGCGTATCCCTACGAGGTTCTGAAGAAGGCCAACGTGAACGGTACAGCTGAGGTGCTGAAGCTGGCCTCCCGAACCAGAATCAAGCCAATGCATTATATTTCCACCACATCCGTCTTTGAGAATACCGAAGTAAGATCCGGAATTTTTCAACGTGAAATCGTGATTGGCGACAATACGGAGCTGGTTTACAACAAGAAGCTAGACCGGGCGCTAGGGTACACTCAGAGCAAGTGGGTGGCGGAAAAACTGGTGCAGCGGGCCAGGGAGCAGGGGATGCTTATTACAATATACAGACCTGATGTCATATCGGGACATAGCGAAACAGGTATCTGGAACAACAATGATTTTGCAGCTAAAACTTTGCAGAGCATTGCGGACACGGGATTAATCCCGAAAGGTCGGTTCAAATTCAATTGGCTGCCAGTGGAAACGGCGAGTCAAGCGATCGTTCGGTTATCCAGCCTCCCAAAATGTCTGAACCGCAATTTTAATCTCGCTTCTCCGTATTCCTTCGAG